The following proteins are co-located in the Dromiciops gliroides isolate mDroGli1 chromosome 2, mDroGli1.pri, whole genome shotgun sequence genome:
- the LOC122744017 gene encoding 40S ribosomal protein S10-like, translated as MVAKKDVHMPKHPELADKNVSNLHVMKAMQSLMSRGYVKEQFAWRNFNWYLTNEGIQYLWDYLDLPPEIVPATLQRSCTEMGRPSPKGLEGEQPAQLTHGEAERDTYRQSAALPGADKKGEAGAR; from the coding sequence ATGGTAGCCAAGAAAGATGTCCACATGCCAAAGCATCCTGAGCTGGCAGACAAGAATGTGTCCAATCTCCATGTAATGAAGGCTATGCAGTCTCTAATGTCTCGTGGCTATGTTAAGGAGCAGTTTGCATGGAGGAATTTCAACTGGTATCTCACTAATGAGGGCATTCAGTATCTCTGGGATTACCTTGACCTGCCCCCTGAGATTGTGCCTGCCACACTCCAAAGAAGTTGTACTGAGATGGGAAGGCCAAGTCCTAAAGGCCTGGAGGGTGAGCAACCTGCCCAGCTTACTCATGGTGAAGCTGAGAGAGACACATATAGACAAAGTGCTGCTCTCCCTGGTGCTGACAAGAAGGGTGAGGCTGGTGCTAGGTGA